The Mus musculus strain C57BL/6J chromosome 2, GRCm38.p6 C57BL/6J genome has a window encoding:
- the Upf2 gene encoding regulator of nonsense transcripts 2 isoform X4, whose amino-acid sequence MPAERKKSASMEEKESLLNNKEKDCSERRPVSSKEKPRDDLKVTAKKEVSKVPEDKKKRLEEDKRKKEDKERKKKEEEKVKAEEELKKKEEEEKKKQEEEERKKQEEQAKRQQEEAAAQLKEKEESLQLHQEAWERHQLRKELRSKNQNAPDNRPEENFFSRLDSSLKKNTAFVKKLKTITEQQRDSLSHDFNGLNLSKYIAEAVASIVEAKLKLSDVNCAAHLCSLFHQRYSDFAPSLLQVWKKHFEARKEEKTPNITKLRTDLRFIAELTIVGIFTDKEGLSLIYEQLKSIINADRESHTHVSVVISFCRHCGDDIAGLVPRKVKSAAEKFNLSFPPSEIISPEKQQPFQNLLKEYFTSLTKHLKRDHRELQNTERQNRRILHSKGELSEDRHKQYEEFAMSYQKLLANSQSLADLLDENMPDLPQDKPTPEEHGPGIDIFTPGKPGEYDLEGGIWEDEDARNFYENLIDLKAFVPAILFKDNEKSQNKDSNKDDSKEAKEPKDNKEASSPDDLELELENLEINDDTLELEGADEAEDLTKKLLDEQEQEDEEASTGSHLKLIVDAFLQQLPNCVNRDLIDKAAMDFCMNMNTKANRKKLVRALFIVPRQRLDLLPFYARLVATLHPCMSDVAEDLCSMLRGDFRFHVQYIATV is encoded by the exons ATGCCAGCTGAGCGTAAAAAGTCAGCAAGTATGGAAGAAAAAGAATCTTTACTAAACAACAAGGAAAAAGACTGCAGTGAGAGGCGGCCAGTGAGCAGCAAGGAGAAACCAAGGGACGACCTCAAGGTCACTGCCAAGAAGGAGGTCAGTAAGGTCCCAGAAGACAAAAAGAAGAGACTGGAAGAAgataagagaaaaaaggaagacaaggaacgcaagaaaaaagaggaagagaaggtgaaggcagaggaagagttaaagaagaaggaagaggaagaaaagaagaaacaggaagaggaagagaggaaaaagcaggaggagcaggccAAGCGGCAGCAGGAAGAAGCGGCTGCTCAGCTGAA agagaaagaagaatctCTTCAGCTTCATCAGGAGGCCTGGGAACGCCATCAATTACGAAAGGAACTTCGTAGCAAAAACCAAAAtgctccagacaaccgaccagAGGAAAATTTCTTTAGCCGCCTAGATTCGAGCTTAAAGAAAAATACCGCTTTTGTCAAGAAACTAAAAACAATTACAGAACAACAGAGAGACTCCTTGTCTCATGATTTTAATGGCCTGAATTTAAGCAAATATATTGCAGAAGCCGTAGCTTCCATTGTGGAGGCAAAATTAAAACTCTCTGACGTGAACTGTGCTGCGcacctctgctctctctttcaCCAGCGGTACTCTGACTTTGCGCCCTCTCTTCTTCAGGTGTGGAAAAAACATTTCGAAgcgaggaaagaggagaaaacgcCTAACATTACCAAGCTAAGAACTGACTTGCGTTTCATTGCAGAATTGACAATAGTGGGAATTTTCACTGACAAGGAAGGTCTTTCCTTAATCTACGAACAGCTAAAAAGTATTATTAATGCTGATCGAGAATCCCACACTCATGTTTCTGTGGTGATTAGTTTCTGTCGCCATTGTGGAGATGACATTGCTGGACTTGTACCGAGGAAAGTAAAAAGTGCTGCGGAGAAGTTTAATTTGAGTTTTCCTCCTAGTGAGATCATTAGTCCGGAGAAGCAGCAGCCTTTCCAGAATCTTTTAAAAGAGTACTTTACGTCTTTGACCAAACACCTGAAAAGGGACCACAGGGAGCTGCAGAACACTGAGAGGCAAAACAG GCGTATTCTGCACTCTAAAGGCGAGCTAAGTGAGGACAGGCACAAGCAATATGAGGAGTTTGCAATGTCTTACCAGAAGCTGCTGGCGAACTCTCAGTCCTTAGCGGACCTTTTGGATGAAAATATGCCCGATCTTCCTCAGGACAAACCCACACCAGAAG AGCATGGGCCCGGAATCGACATATTTACACCCGGCAAACCTGGAGAGTATGACTTAGAAGGTGGCATTTGGGAAGATGAAGACGCTCGGAATTTTTATGAAAACCTCATCGATTTGAAAGCATTTGTTCCAGCCATCTTGTTCAAAGACAATGAAAAAAGTCAGAACAAAGATTCTAACAAAGATGATTCCAAag AGGCAAAAGAACCAAAGGATAATAAGGAGGCATCAAGTCCTGATGATTTGGAACTTGAGTTGGAGAATTTAGAAATTAATGATGATACATTGGAGTTAGAAGGTGCAGATGAAGCTGAAGATCTTACAAAGAAACTTCTTGATGAACAAG AACAAGAAGATGAAGAAGCCAGCACTGGATCTCATCTCAAACTCATAGTAGATGCTTTCCTCCAGCAGCTGCCCAACTGTGTCAACCGAGACCTAATCgacaag gcAGCCATGGATTTTTGCATGAACATGAacacaaaggcaaacaggaagaaGTTGGTGCGGGCACTCTTCATAGTTCCTAGGCAGAG